In the Stakelama saccharophila genome, GCTGGCGATGCCCGGCCAGATATCGCACTTCCGCTCCCGCAGCGTGTTGCGCACATAGCCGCGCCGCTGCGCCCACCAGACATAGCGAACCTCGCGGCCCAGATCCTTCGCGACCAACTCGGCGATCTTGTTCTCGAACCCCTCGCCCGCCCGGTTGGAGAAGGGAAGATTGTTCGGATCGGCGCAGACGACCAGCGTTCGGTCGGCATCGGCCTGTCGCTGCGGATCGAGCGGCGCCGGCGCGGCGCCGATCCCGACGAGCGCGACCGCCGCCGCCATGGCGCGGACGATCGCCCTCATGGCACCGCGACGACGCCCCATGGCCGTCCTCCCAGCTTCACCGTCCGCTCCACCTTGTTCGTCTCCAGGTTGATGATCGTCATGTCGCCGGAAAGCCCCGCCACAGCATAGAGCCTCGTCTCGTCGGGCGACAGCGCGATACCCCAGTTGCGATGCCCGACCGGGAAGGTGCGTACCACTTGGTGCGTGGCGGGGTTGATCTCGGCGACATGGTCGCCCCGTCCCAGCGCCACGAAGACCCGCTTGCCGTCCCGTGTGATCGTCAGTTCCACCGCCTGCACCGGATCGAGATCGGGCAACAGCTTCACCAGATCGATCCGGTCGACGATCTTATGCGTCCCGGCGTCGAAGATCGCGATCAGTCCGCGCAGTTCGGACGTCACCCACAATTCGCTGCCGCCCTTCAGAAACAATGCGGCGCGCGGCCGCGTCCCGACCAGCACGCTGTCTTTCAGCTTGCCGGTGGCGGCATCGATGAAGTGGGCCGTGCTCGCCGTTTCGGAAGTCGCGATCACCAGCTTGCCGTCGGGGCTGACAGCCATCCCCTCCGGTTCCGGTCCGACCGTCACCTCGTTCGTGATCTTACCGCTCGACAGATCGAGAAAGGAAACCGCGCTATGGTCCTCGTTGGCGATGTAGAGCCGCTTCCCATCCGGGCTGACGACGAAACGCTCGGGGTCCGTGCCCGAATCGAGCTTGCGGACGATCTTGTGCGTGTCGACGTCAATGGCGTCGATCGTGTCGGCGTCACCCGCTGCAACGTAGAGCGTCTTGCCGTCCGGCGACACAGCCATGCCGCGCGGCCGGGCATCGGTGGCGATTTGGCCCATCACGCGACCCGTATCGCCGTCGATCACATGGACGACATCGGCCTGCTCATCGGAGACGAAGACCGTGTCGGCACGGGATGCGGACGCGGCGAACATGGCAAGGAGCGTCGCTGCGAACGCCGCAATTCCCTTCACTGGCCCGGCCCCTTCACCGTCGAGGTATAATCGTTGGTAGTGTCGCGCGGCGGCGCCCAACCGGCATGCGCGTCCGCCTTGCGCGGCACCGGGGCCGGATTCTGCGACGGCGTCGGCCCGTGCTGCGCCGCCAGCGTTGCCGGCAGCGACATCGACCGCACATAGGCGGCGATCTTCCAGAGCTGATCGTCCGGAATACGGCCGCCCCAGGCGGGCATTCCGTTGGGACGCCCTTCGACCAGCGTCTGGTGGATCTGCGTCAGCCGGCCGCCATAGATCCACACATCGTCCATCAGATTGGGACCCATGCCGCCGCCGCCGTTGGAGTGGCAGCCGACGCAGTTGAACTGGTGATAGAGCCGCTTGCCCGTCGCGACCGCTTCGGCATTGTCGTAATATTGGTCGGCGCGCGGGTCGGTCGTCACCGCGGGCTGCGTCGAACCTGGCGCGAGCGCGGTATCGATCACGCCTTCGTGGTCGGGTTGCTCGGCGGGCATGGAGCGATCGCCGGCCCCCTTGCCACAGGCCGCGAGCAGGACGACCGCTGCTACGGCTATCTTAGTGCGGAAGCGCGAAGACATAAAGCGACCCTCCGGCAGTCGTGTATTTGGGCAGATCGGACATTGCGTTGACAAAGCCGAGGGCAGCCGAGCCGTCACGCGGATCGACCGGGCCGGAAACGACCGCTCCGGCCCAGCCGCCGACGCCGGACAGCACGGCGATATATTGATGGCCGTCGGGGCCGCGATAGCTGATCGGCTGGCTGATGATGCCGCTGTCGACCTTATACTTCCACACCAGCTTGCCGCTCTTGGCGTCGAGCGCCTTGAACCAGCCGTCCATCGTCCCGAAAAAGACCAGCCCGCCCGCGGTCGTCACGGTGCCGGACCAGACCGGGAACTTCTCCTTGTATTCCCAGGCGGGCTTTCGCCGGATCGGGTCCCATGCGGTGACGACGCCGCGATTGCCCCCCGGCCCCGGCTTCATATGCACCTCTGCGCCGACATAGGGCGTGCCGGCGATGTAGTTCACCTCCAGATTCATCCAGTCCATGCACAGATTTTCGTGCGGGATGTAGATGAGCCCTGTTTTCGGGCTGAACGAACTCGGGTTCCAGTCCTTGGCCCCGCTCGCGGTGGGGCAGATGTCGCGCACGACCTGGCCCAGCTTGGTCTTCTTCGCCGGGTTCAGGATCAGCCGGCCGGTCTTGAGGTTGACGCCCTTCGACGAATTGACCGGCCCGTAGGGATCGGCCGACAGCACCCGCCCGGTATGACGGTCCATGACATAGACGTATCCGTCACGCGCGATGCGGACGAGCACCTTTCGCATCTTGCCCGCGAACGGCATGTCCAGCAGGATCTGCTCATTGATCGCGTCATAGTCATGCTCGTCGTGCGGCGTGAACTGGTAGAACCATTTCGCCGCCCCGGTTTCCGGATCGCGCGCGAAGATGCCCGTGGTCCACTTGTTGTCGCCCGGCCGCTGCTCGGCGTTCCACGGTCCCGGATTGCCCGTGCCGTGCAGGATCAGGTCGAGTTCGGGGTCGTAGCTGATCCAACCCCACATATTGCCGCCGCCGATCTTCCAGGCATCGGCCGGCCAGGTCTTCACCCCCAGATCCTTGCCCCGGTCCGAGGCGTAATAGGGATGAAAATCGTCGCCGATCAGGACATCCTTGTCGGGTCCCGTGGCATACGCCTTCCACACCACATCGCCGCTGCCTTCGTCGAGGGCGGCGACCCAGCCGCGCACGCCCAGCTCCCCCCCGGAATTGCCGACATAGACCTTCCCCTTGGCGACCAGCGGGGCCATGGTGATCGTCTCGCCGATATTGATGTTGCCGAGCTGCGTCTTCCACACCGGCTTGCCGGTCTTGATGTCGACCGCGATCGTCTGCCCGTCGAGCGTGTTGAAGATGAACTTGCCGTTGCTCAGCACACCGCCCCGGTTCACCACGTCGCAGCACGCGACGCCCTGGCTGGCGGGCGCCGGCTTCGGGTTGTACTTCCACTTGAGCGGCGCGCCCGGCTTGGTGAGGTCGAGCGCATAGACATAGTTCGGATAGGCGGTGACGACATACATCGTCCCGTCCTTGACCAGCGGGGCGGCCTCCTGCCCCTTGTTGACGCCGAGCGAGAAGGTCACCACCGGCTTGAGGTTCTTCGCGTTCGCCGGGGTGATCTCCTGCATCGCCGAAAAGCGGGTCGCCGCATAATTCTTGGCGGGCATCGTCCATTCGCCATCGTCGCGCGGGGCGGCGGCGGGATTGGCGCGCGGCTTGCCCTTGTCGAGCGTGGGCGGCGCCAGCGAATTGCCGATCTGTTCGCGCGTGAAGACCTTGCTCGCGGGCGTCGGCGAGGGAAGCGTCTGCGCCAGCAGCGCTCCGGGCGCGACGGCGAGGCAAAGGGGAAGGAGGCTGCGTCTGATCATTATCCGTCCAACGTGTTGAGATAGTCGACGATCGCTTCGGCCTGCGCGTCCGTGAGGCCCGTATCCGGCATTGCGGTGCCCGGCAGCAAATGCTGCGGGTGCATGATCCAGCGCTTCATGTTGCCCGGCGTGTTTTCATAGCGGCCGGCGATGATCTGCTGGGTCGCGATCCCCTTCAGCGACGGCCCGACACGCCCGACCGCGGTGCGCACGCCCGGTACCACGTGGCACGAGGCGCACCGCTGCGCGATCAGCGCCTTGGCCGTGCGCGTG is a window encoding:
- a CDS encoding PQQ-dependent catabolism-associated beta-propeller protein yields the protein MKGIAAFAATLLAMFAASASRADTVFVSDEQADVVHVIDGDTGRVMGQIATDARPRGMAVSPDGKTLYVAAGDADTIDAIDVDTHKIVRKLDSGTDPERFVVSPDGKRLYIANEDHSAVSFLDLSSGKITNEVTVGPEPEGMAVSPDGKLVIATSETASTAHFIDAATGKLKDSVLVGTRPRAALFLKGGSELWVTSELRGLIAIFDAGTHKIVDRIDLVKLLPDLDPVQAVELTITRDGKRVFVALGRGDHVAEINPATHQVVRTFPVGHRNWGIALSPDETRLYAVAGLSGDMTIINLETNKVERTVKLGGRPWGVVAVP
- a CDS encoding methanol/ethanol family PQQ-dependent dehydrogenase produces the protein MIRRSLLPLCLAVAPGALLAQTLPSPTPASKVFTREQIGNSLAPPTLDKGKPRANPAAAPRDDGEWTMPAKNYAATRFSAMQEITPANAKNLKPVVTFSLGVNKGQEAAPLVKDGTMYVVTAYPNYVYALDLTKPGAPLKWKYNPKPAPASQGVACCDVVNRGGVLSNGKFIFNTLDGQTIAVDIKTGKPVWKTQLGNINIGETITMAPLVAKGKVYVGNSGGELGVRGWVAALDEGSGDVVWKAYATGPDKDVLIGDDFHPYYASDRGKDLGVKTWPADAWKIGGGNMWGWISYDPELDLILHGTGNPGPWNAEQRPGDNKWTTGIFARDPETGAAKWFYQFTPHDEHDYDAINEQILLDMPFAGKMRKVLVRIARDGYVYVMDRHTGRVLSADPYGPVNSSKGVNLKTGRLILNPAKKTKLGQVVRDICPTASGAKDWNPSSFSPKTGLIYIPHENLCMDWMNLEVNYIAGTPYVGAEVHMKPGPGGNRGVVTAWDPIRRKPAWEYKEKFPVWSGTVTTAGGLVFFGTMDGWFKALDAKSGKLVWKYKVDSGIISQPISYRGPDGHQYIAVLSGVGGWAGAVVSGPVDPRDGSAALGFVNAMSDLPKYTTAGGSLYVFALPH
- a CDS encoding c-type cytochrome, whose amino-acid sequence is MPAEQPDHEGVIDTALAPGSTQPAVTTDPRADQYYDNAEAVATGKRLYHQFNCVGCHSNGGGGMGPNLMDDVWIYGGRLTQIHQTLVEGRPNGMPAWGGRIPDDQLWKIAAYVRSMSLPATLAAQHGPTPSQNPAPVPRKADAHAGWAPPRDTTNDYTSTVKGPGQ
- a CDS encoding c-type cytochrome; its protein translation is MRRLIPLLAIAGLAACHADPEPGTRTAKALIAQRCASCHVVPGVRTAVGRVGPSLKGIATQQIIAGRYENTPGNMKRWIMHPQHLLPGTAMPDTGLTDAQAEAIVDYLNTLDG